In a genomic window of Azospirillaceae bacterium:
- a CDS encoding zinc ABC transporter substrate-binding protein, protein MGRVTGRAVGGITRRVALLATFVAGVVAAGPVWAAPKYTVVATTGHVADLVRNVAGDRAQVVGLLGEGVDPHTYRLTRSDTAQLMRADIVFYNGLLLEGKMTDALVRVASSGKPVHAVTELIPEEGLLEPEGAKEQFDPHAWMDVRNWILAVEVVRDRLSAFDPDGASAYAVNAARYVDVLTGLDGYARRVLADIPEASRVLVTAHDAFNYLGRAYGLEVVGIQGLSTESEAGLKEIEALVDLLATRGIGAVFVETSVTDRNVRALIEGAAARGHKVEVGGSLYSDALGPPGTYEGTYVGMIDHNVTTIARALGGPAPAGGFQGRLAQVR, encoded by the coding sequence ATGGGGCGGGTGACGGGGCGGGCCGTCGGTGGGATTACCCGGCGTGTCGCCCTTCTGGCGACCTTCGTGGCGGGTGTGGTGGCGGCCGGTCCGGTGTGGGCGGCACCCAAATACACCGTCGTGGCCACCACGGGTCACGTGGCCGATCTGGTCCGCAATGTGGCGGGGGACCGGGCGCAGGTCGTCGGGCTGCTGGGCGAGGGGGTGGACCCGCACACCTATCGCCTGACCCGCAGCGACACCGCGCAATTGATGCGTGCGGATATCGTCTTCTACAACGGCCTGCTCCTGGAAGGGAAAATGACGGACGCGCTGGTTCGCGTCGCGTCCTCGGGCAAGCCGGTCCATGCCGTCACCGAACTGATTCCGGAGGAAGGCCTGCTGGAGCCCGAGGGGGCGAAGGAGCAGTTCGATCCCCATGCCTGGATGGATGTCCGCAATTGGATCCTGGCGGTCGAGGTGGTGCGCGACCGCCTGTCCGCGTTCGATCCCGACGGGGCATCCGCCTATGCCGTCAACGCGGCCCGCTATGTCGACGTGCTGACGGGACTGGACGGCTATGCCCGGCGCGTGCTGGCCGACATCCCCGAGGCTTCGCGGGTGCTGGTGACCGCGCATGACGCCTTCAACTACCTGGGCCGCGCCTATGGGCTGGAGGTGGTGGGTATCCAGGGCCTGTCCACCGAGTCCGAGGCCGGATTGAAGGAGATCGAGGCCCTGGTCGATCTTCTGGCCACCCGCGGGATCGGTGCGGTGTTCGTGGAGACCAGCGTCACCGACCGCAACGTCCGCGCCCTGATCGAAGGGGCCGCGGCCCGGGGGCACAAGGTCGAGGTGGGCGGGTCGCTCTATTCCGACGCGTTGGGCCCGCCCGGCACCTACGAGGGCACCTATGTCGGCATGATCGACCACAACGTGACCACCATCGCCCGCGCGCTGGGCGGCCCGGCTCCGGCGGGCGGCTTCCAGGGCCGGCTGGCCCAGGTGCGCTGA
- a CDS encoding ABC transporter ATP-binding protein, with translation MQLVPDWLKQGADADVASPLSVRGLTVAYGQRPVLWDVSFEAPTRGLIAVVGPNGAGKSTFIKACLGLVPVVSGTVRVLGRPVRRSHGRIGYVPQRESVDWDFPVSALEVVAMGRYGRIGWCRPVGRTHREAAREALARVGMADFADRQIGQLSGGQQQRVFLARALAQDARVYFMDEPFAGVDAATERAILDVLREMEAAGRTVVCVHHDLGTVREVFDHALVLSTRVVAAGPVADVMTAETLRMAYGGRMVLGEVGDP, from the coding sequence ATGCAGCTCGTGCCCGATTGGCTGAAGCAGGGGGCGGATGCGGACGTGGCATCCCCCTTGTCGGTGCGCGGCCTGACGGTCGCCTACGGCCAGCGGCCGGTGCTGTGGGACGTGAGCTTCGAAGCGCCGACCCGCGGTTTGATCGCCGTGGTCGGTCCGAACGGGGCCGGGAAATCCACCTTCATCAAGGCCTGCCTCGGCCTGGTTCCCGTCGTCTCGGGCACGGTCAGGGTGCTGGGCCGGCCGGTGCGCCGCAGCCACGGACGGATCGGCTATGTCCCCCAGCGGGAAAGCGTGGATTGGGATTTCCCCGTCTCCGCGCTGGAGGTGGTCGCCATGGGGCGTTACGGGCGCATCGGCTGGTGCCGCCCGGTCGGCCGCACCCACCGGGAAGCCGCGCGCGAGGCGTTGGCCCGCGTCGGCATGGCCGACTTCGCCGACCGCCAGATCGGCCAGCTTTCGGGCGGCCAGCAACAGCGCGTGTTCCTGGCCCGCGCCCTGGCCCAGGATGCCCGCGTCTACTTCATGGACGAACCCTTCGCCGGGGTGGATGCGGCCACCGAGCGGGCGATCCTGGACGTCCTGCGCGAGATGGAGGCGGCCGGCCGAACCGTCGTCTGCGTGCACCACGATCTGGGCACCGTGCGCGAGGTGTTCGACCATGCGCTGGTGCTGAGCACCCGTGTCGTGGCCGCGGGTCCCGTTGCCGACGTGATGACGGCCGAGACCCTCCGCATGGCCTACGGCGGCCGGATGGTCCTTGGCGAGGTGGGCGACCCATGA
- a CDS encoding metal ABC transporter permease, which translates to MSLLEQAIAVLTFRAGYNSAVVVFGTACLGLAGGTVGTFLLLRRRAMVSDALAHATLPGIAAAFLAGVALGFPERSLPLLLAGAVASAVLAAFLIHGLASRTRLPEDAATAAVLSVFFGLGVVLVSYVQTLNVAGQAGLTHFILGQTAAMRQGEALAIAALALVAAVLVTLLFKELRLVCFDPAFAAAQGWPVGRVDAALMGLATFVTVIGLQTVGLVLVIALLIVPAVAARFWTDRLAHMVAASALIGAVSGWTGATLSALFPRAPAGALIVLAAGGLFLFSFLFAPARGVLALAARHALRRLVYAERLALRRALEAGSGFTKGVSPGLVRWRLRLRGLVDTDGRLTTAGRVAALAAERDARLWDRFVADYPALLPAAGWGFEPVDRALPRDLVVELEARAGWR; encoded by the coding sequence ATGAGCCTTCTGGAACAGGCCATCGCCGTCCTGACCTTCCGGGCCGGCTACAACAGTGCCGTCGTCGTCTTCGGCACGGCGTGCCTCGGCCTGGCCGGCGGGACGGTCGGCACGTTCCTGCTGCTGCGCCGCCGCGCCATGGTCAGCGATGCCTTGGCGCATGCCACGTTGCCCGGCATCGCAGCCGCCTTCCTGGCCGGGGTGGCCCTGGGGTTTCCGGAACGGTCGCTGCCGCTGCTGCTGGCGGGGGCGGTGGCCAGCGCCGTCCTGGCCGCCTTCCTCATCCACGGACTCGCGTCCCGCACCCGGCTGCCCGAGGATGCGGCCACGGCGGCTGTGCTCAGCGTGTTCTTCGGCCTGGGTGTGGTGCTGGTCAGCTATGTGCAGACCCTCAACGTCGCCGGGCAGGCCGGGCTGACCCATTTCATCCTCGGCCAGACCGCCGCCATGCGGCAGGGCGAGGCCCTGGCCATCGCGGCCCTGGCGCTCGTCGCGGCGGTGCTGGTGACGCTGCTGTTCAAGGAATTGCGCCTGGTCTGCTTCGATCCGGCCTTCGCGGCGGCGCAGGGCTGGCCGGTCGGCCGGGTGGATGCGGCGCTGATGGGGCTGGCCACGTTCGTCACGGTGATCGGCCTTCAGACGGTCGGACTGGTGCTGGTCATCGCGTTGCTGATCGTGCCGGCGGTGGCCGCCCGGTTCTGGACCGACCGGCTGGCTCACATGGTGGCCGCCTCCGCCCTGATCGGCGCGGTCAGCGGCTGGACGGGCGCGACGCTGTCGGCCCTGTTTCCCCGCGCTCCGGCCGGCGCCCTGATCGTGTTGGCCGCGGGCGGGCTGTTCCTGTTCAGCTTCCTGTTCGCACCGGCCCGGGGCGTGCTGGCTTTGGCGGCCCGGCATGCGCTGCGCCGGCTCGTCTACGCCGAGCGGCTGGCGCTGCGCCGGGCATTGGAGGCCGGGTCCGGTTTCACCAAGGGGGTTTCCCCGGGCCTGGTGCGTTGGCGGTTGCGGCTGCGCGGATTGGTCGACACGGATGGGCGGTTGACGACGGCAGGGCGGGTCGCGGCCCTGGCGGCGGAGCGTGACGCACGGCTCTGGGATCGTTTCGTCGCCGACTACCCGGCGCTCCTGCCGGCCGCCGGCTGGGGCTTCGAGCCGGTGGACAGGGCGCTGCCGCGCGATCTGGTTGTCGAGTTGGAGGCGAGGGCGGGATGGCGCTGA